A single Xenopus laevis strain J_2021 chromosome 3S, Xenopus_laevis_v10.1, whole genome shotgun sequence DNA region contains:
- the LOC108712980 gene encoding snurportin-1-like isoform X4 has protein sequence MDVDLGKKLPRHYANQITPSWTVYTTRRIEHIMCWRGHPVYNCQVDGFLFYHKHTHYTPGSTPLVGCLRPYMVPKILGFPVPPCPLAQKPAYAQ, from the exons ATGGATGTGGACCTTGGGAAAAAGTTGCCACGCCATTATGCCAATCAG ATTACACCATCCTGGACTGTATATACAACGAGGAGAATCGAACATATTATGTGCTGGAGGGGGCATCCAGTGTATAACTGTCAG GTCGATGGCTTTCTCTTCTACCACAAGCATACTCACTACACACCAGGCAGCACTCCTTTGGTTGGTTGTCTGAGACCGTATATGGTCCCTAAAATTCTAGGCTTTCCTGTACCACCTTGTCCCCTTGCGCAAAAGCCTGCTTATGCCCAGTAA
- the LOC108712980 gene encoding snurportin-1-like isoform X1 has protein sequence MSVKKWMWTLGKSCHAIMPIRDQQQHIPRVVIVLTDFLHCSLEGTFATIQVAKITPSWTVYTTRRIEHIMCWRGHPVYNCQVDGFLFYHKHTHYTPGSTPLVGCLRPYMVPKILGFPVPPCPLAQKPAYAQ, from the exons ATGAGTGTGAAGAAATGGATGTGGACCTTGGGAAAAAGTTGCCACGCCATTATGCCAATCAG GGATCAACAGCAGCATATACCAAGAGTGGTTATTGTGTTAACAGATTTCCTTCATTGCTCCCTGGAGGGAACATTCGCAACAATACAAGTGGCAAAG ATTACACCATCCTGGACTGTATATACAACGAGGAGAATCGAACATATTATGTGCTGGAGGGGGCATCCAGTGTATAACTGTCAG GTCGATGGCTTTCTCTTCTACCACAAGCATACTCACTACACACCAGGCAGCACTCCTTTGGTTGGTTGTCTGAGACCGTATATGGTCCCTAAAATTCTAGGCTTTCCTGTACCACCTTGTCCCCTTGCGCAAAAGCCTGCTTATGCCCAGTAA
- the LOC108712980 gene encoding uncharacterized protein LOC108712980 isoform X2: protein MSVKKWMWTLGKSCHAIMPIRLHHPGLYIQRGESNILCAGGGIQCITVRPISDFTGSSQSCTNKKDCVTSQSATQHCPKEIWLSHILVRGRWLSLLPQAYSLHTRQHSFGWLSETVYGP from the exons ATGAGTGTGAAGAAATGGATGTGGACCTTGGGAAAAAGTTGCCACGCCATTATGCCAATCAG ATTACACCATCCTGGACTGTATATACAACGAGGAGAATCGAACATATTATGTGCTGGAGGGGGCATCCAGTGTATAACTGTCAG ACCGATTTCTGATTTTACTGGCTCCAGTCAAAGTTGCACGAACAAGAAGGACTGTGTAACATCTCAAAGTGCAACCCA ACATTGTCCAAAAGAGATCTGGCTCTCGCACATCCTTGTAAGAG GTCGATGGCTTTCTCTTCTACCACAAGCATACTCACTACACACCAGGCAGCACTCCTTTGGTTGGTTGTCTGAGACCGTATATGGTCCCTAA
- the LOC108712980 gene encoding uncharacterized protein LOC108712980 isoform X3, with translation MSVKKWMWTLGKSCHAIMPIRLHHPGLYIQRGESNILCAGGGIQCITVRPISDFTGSSQSCTNKKDCVTSQSATQSMAFSSTTSILTTHQAALLWLVV, from the exons ATGAGTGTGAAGAAATGGATGTGGACCTTGGGAAAAAGTTGCCACGCCATTATGCCAATCAG ATTACACCATCCTGGACTGTATATACAACGAGGAGAATCGAACATATTATGTGCTGGAGGGGGCATCCAGTGTATAACTGTCAG ACCGATTTCTGATTTTACTGGCTCCAGTCAAAGTTGCACGAACAAGAAGGACTGTGTAACATCTCAAAGTGCAACCCA GTCGATGGCTTTCTCTTCTACCACAAGCATACTCACTACACACCAGGCAGCACTCCTTTGGTTGGTTGTCTGA
- the snx33.S gene encoding sorting nexin-33 produces MALKARALYSFQGENKEEINLMENEELQLLSDVSLDGWLQGTNSRGQTGLFPASYVEIQSSRSGSVQVDYSGNAREYTDPPHQGSYDDDDEEDDDDWDDWDDGQTVVDEPSGSNGVSRSELQHHHHYSRPEYSHRPRPALERQDSIASGKRGSVVGRNLNRFSSFVRSGVEAFVLGDVPQFGGVAESHAIEMAPKGPQWKANPRPFNCSVEEPTKQTKFKGIKSYISYRLTPDHSNSPVYRRYKHFDWLYNRLLHKFTVISLPHLPEKQATGRFEEDFIQKRKRRLVLWMDHMTSHPVLSQYDGFQHFLGCQDEKQWKAGKRRAERDELVGASFLLTLQLPTEHQDLQDVEERVDVFKAFSKKMDESVLQLSSVVSELARKHLGGFRKEFQKLGAAFQGLSHSFQLDPPYSSEPLVGAISHTGRTYEAVGEMFAEQPKNDQFRFLDTLSLYQGLLSNFPDIIHLQKGAFAKVKDSQRMSDEGRMEQDEADGVRKRCRVVGFALQAEINHFHQRRLLDFKQAIQHYLKEQIIFYRRVSQELEKTLHLYDEL; encoded by the exons ATGGCACTGAAAGCCCGGGCATTGTATAGCTTTCAGGGTGAGAATAAGGAAGAGATCAATCTCATGGAAAATGAAGAGCTGCAACTGCTCAGTGATGTGTCTCTTGATGGGTGGCTTCAAGGAACCAACAGCAGAGGTCAAACGGGCCTTTTTCCAGCCTCCTATGTGGAGATTCAGAGCTCACGCTCTGGCTCTGTCCAAGTAGATTATTCAGGTAACGCTCGAGAATATACAGATCCCCCTCACCAGGGAagttatgatgatgatgatgaggaagatgatgatgattGGGACGACTGGGATGATGGACAAACTGTGGTGGATGAACCCAGTGGTTCCAATGGTGTCTCACGTAGTGAGCTGCAGCACCACCATCATTATTCAAGGCCAGAATATTCTCACCGCCCAAGACCAGCTCTAGAACGCCAGGACAGTATAGCAAGTGGGAAGAGAGGCAGTGTGGTGGGACGCAATTTGAACAGGTTCTCCAGCTTTGTGAGGTCTGGTGTGGAGGCATTTGTTCTGGGGGATGTCCCTCAATTTGGAGGAGTGGCTGAAAGCCATGCCATAGAGATGGCGCCCAAAGGGCCACAGTGGAAGGCAAATCCCCGCCCTTTTAACTGCTCGGTGGAGGAACCTACAAAACAAACAAAGTTTAAAGGAATCAAGAGTTACATTTCATACAG aTTGACCCCTGATCACAGCAATTCTCCTGTTTACCGTCGCTACAAACACTTTGACTGGCTTTATAACCGCTTGTTGCACAAATTCACAGTAATATCTCTGCCTCATCTCCCAGAAAAACAGGCCACTGGTCGCTTTGAGGAGGACTTCATCCAAAAGCGCAAACGTCGTCTAGTCTTATGGATGGACCACATGACCAGCCACCCTGTTCTCTCACAGTATGATGGGTTTCAGCATTTTTTGGGTTGTCAAGATGAAAAACAGTGGAAGGCAGGTAAAAGGAGGGCTGAAAGAGATGAATTAGTGGGTGCTAGCTTCCTACTAACTCTGCAGCTACCTACAGAGCATCAGGATCTTCAGGATGTGGAAGAGAGAGTAGATGTCTTCAAGGCATTTTCCAAAAAGATGGATGAAAGTGTTCTTCAGTTGAGCAGTGTGGTATCTGAATTGGCTCGTAAACATCTGGGAGGCTTTCGCAAAGAGTTTCAAAAACTGGGGGCTGCCTTTCAAGGTCTTAGccactctttccagcttgacCCTCCTTATAGCTCAGAGCCTTTGGTGGGGGCCATTTCTCATACTGGCCGCACTTATGAAGCAGTGGGAGAAATGTTTGCCGAACAGCCCAAGAATGATCAATTCAGGTTTTTGGATACATTATCCTTATATCAAGGCTTGCTGTCCAACTTTCCAGACATCATTCACCTTCAGAAAG GTGCATTTGCCAAGGTTAAGGACAGCCAGCGGATGAGTGATGAAGGTAGGATGGAGCAGGATGAAGCAGATGGAGTCAGAAAACGTTGCCGTGTAGTGGGTTTTGCTCTTCAGGcagaaataaaccattttcaccaGAGGAGGCTTCTGGACTTCAAGCAGGCCATCCAGCATTACCTAAAGGAACAAATTATCTTCTACCGAAGGGTCAGTCAGGAGCTGGAGAAGACCTTGCACTTATATGACGAGCTGTGA